One Candidatus Zixiibacteriota bacterium genomic window, CCGTAACGAAGAGCATCCCGCTGGAAATAAAATACCTGGGTATTGCCCGGAAGCGGTGTCAGAGTAGCGCTGCCATTCCGCTCCAGAAGTTTTCCAAAACTTATGAACGGGTCACTGGTCTTATCGAGATGATACTTAAGTCCAATCTGATATCGAGACTCGGGACGGTACTTAAGAGAACCTTCAAAGCTGTAGGTCTTGGTCTCATAATCGGCGCCGCGATACGGATAGTCATCCCGCTTGACCGATTCCATCCCCGCCATCAGGGCGATATTATATTTCCGGCTGGGGCGGTATTTCCATTGAACGGTCCCTTTTCCCACCGTGCGGGTCAGCGATGAATACCGGGTGTAATCGAAATTCTGTCCGCCTCCGGGTCGTCCCTCGCGCCAGTTAGGCAGGTCAATGAAAACCGTATCGTTCTCGACCCGATGAATCGACGCGGTAATGTTGAGAGTTGACCTCTTGCCGGGGCGAACAAAATAACGGACCACACCGCCATTGCCGGTCAGTTCCAAGCCGGCGTCATTGTTCTTGGCTTTACTGGTGGTGAAACTTCCGCTGAGCAATCCTCCCAGAATGTCAGCGCTGGCTTTGAATGTGTGCGCCGACTTATTAACCTCGGGGAAGATATAATAAGTGACTTCCCTGTTATCGAAGGCAACACGGGAGCCAAATTCTGCTACCATCGCTCCCGATACGGGATGCCGCGCCTGGTCGTAGAATACGGTTGCGCCCGGCACCAGAGACTTAAAAGTGCGATAACGATAATCATAGCCGAGCGTGACCGGTCCCGGGCTGACTTCGATACCGCCGCTATAAAAATGCGTCCGCCGTTCCGCTGCAACCGCCTGCGACGTTATATGACAGGAGAAACAGTGATTGGTAGCGGTCGCCTGCTCCGTTCCTTTCTCGATAATGGTTC contains:
- a CDS encoding GSU2204 family CXXCH-containing (seleno)protein, translating into GELRLGSHYTGVSEYYKKVAEYDRGRDGMLPDFGFRFDSRYRSGYLGLSGDYYDPRRHGFELVSRYQELFQFRGGYRTFFHHQATDNLNNISAREALDTAWSVPGGKMLTHEDKNPGIDYGLTRREINASVEVRPTSKWDLRMVAAHRTIIEKGTEQATATNHCFSCHITSQAVAAERRTHFYSGGIEVSPGPVTLGYDYRYRTFKSLVPGATVFYDQARHPVSGAMVAEFGSRVAFDNREVTYYIFPEVNKSAHTFKASADILGGLLSGSFTTSKAKNNDAGLELTGNGGVVRYFVRPGKRSTLNITASIHRVENDTVFIDLPNWREGRPGGGQNFDYTRYSSLTRTVGKGTVQWKYRPSRKYNIALMAGMESVKRDDYPYRGADYETKTYSFEGSLKYRPESRYQIGLKYHLDKTSDPFISFGKLLERNGSATLTPLPGNTQVFYFQRDALRYGNISNQPELSHQADITLAYKISERASLSAGVKLLLEKNNNLDSLEYEHEMFQPNFSLTLTPHPRWAMSAGYSYYSDRSNGPLAVAMMDG